The DNA sequence CGGAGGCGCATCATCAGCCGGGAAGAAAAGCCGCCGCCGCCGAAGATATAATTCACCAGGCGTAGCGGAAAATAATCCGGATGGCTCCGGGATAGACCTAAATGTCCGCAGCGGATTTCACTCTGAGTCAGAGAGGGGCGGTCCAGCAGATAAATCCCGGGAGGGCGCGGGGTTGTCAGTCCCTGCTGATAGGGGGGTGATGGGGGGGTAGCTACGGTCCACGACCCAAAGAGTCTGGTCGCCGCGGCCACGGCCTTAGACTCCGGGACCATGCCTACCACCACCAGGGTGCTGGCTTCCGGGTGAAAATTATGCTGATAGAACATTTGCAGATCATTCAGCGTCAGAGCAGCCAGGGAATCAGGACTGCCATCCGGGGGATGTCCATAGGGGCTGTCGCCGAAAAAAAGCGGTAGATAGGTCCGGGTAGCCGTTTCCCGGGGGTCGTCCTGGGCTTGTATGAGCTCGGCGCGGCGGCGTTCCTGCAAGAAGGCAAATTCTTCCGGCGGAAATCCGGGAGTCTGGACGATCTCCGCCAGCAGCGTCAAGAGTTCCTCGTAATCCTCCGCCAATCCTTCCACCGAAACAATCGTGTGATCCCAGGACCCATAGGATTTCAGCAAGGCCCCCCGGCCTTCCACGGTCAGGGCCAGCTCTAGTTGATCTCTATCCTTGGAGCCTAAGGTCAGGCATTCGGCCAGGCAATCGGCGGCACCGCCTTTGCCCAAGGGATCGGCCTCAGCCCCCCGTTTGGCCATAAAGGTCAGGGTTAACCACGGCGCCCGGGTGTACTCCATACCCACCACTCTCATCTGATTCGGGAGTTGGTGAACATATATGTCCGGTAAAAAATTATTTTCTGTTGGCATGTTGTGTCCTTACTGCAATGGTTTTGATCCTGAGCCCGGCCTGTTCGCCCGGAGGGCAGGGTAGGTAGGCGCAGGTATAGGTTTTTTCCAGTCCCCAGTCCCTGACCCGTGATCCCTGCATTTAACTAACCGGTCCTAAGATAGCGTTTTCTTCCGGAGATACCGGTTTGACCACTACCACGGTGCGGTTGTCTTCGCTAAGGTAGGTCCGGGCTGCCTGCTGCACCTGTTCCAGGGTCACGCTTTCATAGGCAGGGAGCAGGCCGTTGGCGCCATTGACATTACCGGTTTTCAGATAGAGCAGTGCGGTCAGCAGGCCGCGATAAAAGTTATTGGCCAGCACGCGGACGGTCTGGGAACGCATCAGCTTTTTGACTCTTGTCAGTTCATCGGTTGTCAGGCCGTCGGCTTTAATCCGGCTAATCTCTTCCCAGACGGCTTCTTCCAGGGCGGCCAGGGGTTGGCCGGGTGGGACGATGCCGGTGATTACCAGCAGTCCCGGGTCCTGAGGGGTGAAGGGCGGTGGGGACAGATCCACATCTACTTCGATAGCCAGTCCCGGCCGCACCATTTTTTGATAGAAGCGGGAGGCCTTTCCCAGACCCAGGGCCGCCGCCAGCAGCATGAGGGGATAGATATCCGGGTCTCGTAGCGCCGGCGTATGAAAGCTAGCCAAAAAGGCCTCGACCTGAGAAACTTTTTTGAACACCGCGCGGCGCTCCCCCCGTTGAGGAGGTTCTTTGGTGTAGACCGCGGGTACCGGTCCGGAGCTCGGAATGTCGCCGAAATAGCGGGCCACCAGTTCCCTGGCTGTTTCCGGTTCAACGTCTCCCGCCACTGACACCATGATGTTGGCTGGGTTGTAATAGGTGCGGTGAAATTCCAGGCAATCGGCCAGGGTCATAGCCACCAGATCATCGTCCCAGCCGATGACCGGCCACTTATAGGAATGCTGCGTATAGGCCAGGGCGAACAACAACTCCAGGGGAAGGCCGAAAGGGCTGTCGACGGAGCGCAGTTTGCGTTCGCTGCGCACCACTTCCCGTTCGGAGGCGAAGCTTTCCGGTGTGAGATCCAGATTACGCAGTCGTTCCGCCTCGAGGCGGACAACCAGCTCTAAATGCTCTGATGGGATATTCTCAAAAAAAGAGGTGGTGTCATGGGTGGTAAAGGCGTTGACATCTCCTCCCTTGGCCTGGATAATACGGGCGAACTCTTCCGGCCCCAATTCTTTGGAGCCCCGAAACATCATATGTTCGAACAGATGGCTGATGCCGGTGATGCCCTGCCGTTCGTGGCGCGAGCCAACGGCGTAATGCACCTGAAAAGAAACAATCGGCATACTGTTGTCAGGCAATACCAACAGCTTCAGGCCGTTATCAAATTGATATTCCTTGATTCCAATGGCCGGATTCCAGTTTTCGGGGTCGAGAGTTTGTTTCATAATTTGTCCCTATGATTAATCAAAAAATAACTCTTGCAGAGGCTATTAGATCCTATCATTCTGCCTTGCTGCGGCTGTACTATTATAAGGTTCGGTAGCGCAGACCTCCAGCTCTGCGTCATAAGGGAACCATAATGAACACAGACCCGTAAGCTTGTGCCTTTCAATAGGACTTGGAATGAACTTCATGGAAAATAACTCTTACCTATGCTGGAAAACCTGTATCACTCCCAAAGAGGCTCGAATATCCCCTTCGATCAGATTAAATCTGGTGCTTACGGTGTTAGGGTCCGGCGCCTCGTTTCCCGGTTGGCTGGCGGATATCCGGCCCAGCGGCTCAGGAGATTTTCATCCACGGTTAACTTCACCGGCGAGTCATGGACGATGGGGATGGAGGCCGGTTTCGCTCCCGCCAGCAGTCGGTTGGCTAAGTCGGCGGCCTTTCGGCCCACCGCCTCGTAATCCAAGGTAACACTGAGCACGGCGCCTTTGCCCTTAATTCTCGGATTGCCATTTACCACCACGAAACACCGGGCGGCCCCTTTCTGGAGCAGGAGGGGGCTGTAGCGCCTGGCATTCTGATCCGGCGGGATAAAAACCACCTGTACCTTTTGTTTCTCGAGGGCCTCGAGGGCCGCTGCTGCTTCCCTTTGATCGGTCAAAGATTGCACCGTCAGGGTCAGACCGGCTTTTTGGGCCAGGTCGGCAAAATTCTGCTGCAGTTCCACCGAACTGCCCTCGTAGGGATCATAGATCAGCCCCCAATGGCGTCTGGCGGGGAAGAGCTTCAGTCCCTGTCGGATGGCCTCTTCCAAAGGGGGTGGGCTGGCGATGCCGGTGATATTTTCCTGATGATCTTCCGGATGATGTTTATCATATGCCGCACCGGTGTGATACGGGTCGGCCACCATGGCAAAGACCACTGGCGTCCGTTTTATTTCGGGAGCGGTCAGCATCAGCGCCGGGGTACCCAAGACCACCAGGAGCTGCAGCCTTTCAGAAGCTAGCTGCCGCACTAGCTGTACTCCTGTGGGGTAGTCTGCGCCAATATCGACTACTGACAGAGACCTGGCCAGGCCCTTCTCCAGACCGGCAATGACGTTTCTGGCCTGAGGGGTGGAGGTCCAGGAAAAGACTTTGATCGTGCCTGCCGATCTATCCGGGGAGCAGCCGGGGGTAAGAATAAAAGCTGCTACCAGGAAGTTAAGGAACAGATACTTGGCGCTTAAGGTTGTTGAGGCCATCGTAGTTGAGTTAAGATATAATCTCTATCGCTAATAAATGAGCTTACCGATCCGGTCCAGGCGTGGCCGGAAGGTTTTGCTGTCCCAGGACCAGTAGATGATCAGGGCTTTGCCCCGCACATTAGCTACCGGCACCGTCCCCCAGAAACGGCTGTCGTAGCTGTGATCCCGGTTGTCGCCCATGACGAATAATTGTCCCTGAGGAATCTTTACAGGTCCGAAGTTGTCCCGGTTCGCACCCTTTAGGCCGTTTGCCGAAATCCAGGCGTCATTCTGATCAATGATATGAAAATCCTTATGGATCGCCTGCGGGGTTTCCACTAACTGGTCATTGATGTAGACTTTCTTGTTGACGATCTTAATGACATCCCCGCCGACGCCGACGACCCTTTTGATAAAATCTTTGGAGGGATCGTTGGGAAAGATAAAGACCACGACATCCCCGCGTTTCGGCTCTCCGGTAGGAATAATGACCTGGTTGTTAAAGGGGTTACGGATACCGTAACTGAACTTGTTGACCAGGAGGTAGTCGCCGATCTTGAGGGTGTCCAACATCGATCCGGAGGGTATGGAAAAGGCCTGCACCACGAAGGCCCGGATGAACAGGGCCAGTAACAGGGCGATAAGAATGGCCTCCAGGTATTCCCGCCATAAGGGTTTCTTGCGAGTTTTTGGCTCAGCCTGATTATCCTTTGCTCTGGCCATGTCTACTCTCGCATTCCAAAGACCGCCAGGAAGGCTTCCTGGGGAATCTGAATCTTGCCGATCTGCTTCATGCGCTTTTTACCTTCTTTCTGTCGCTCCAAAAGCTTGCGTTTGCGGGTGATATCACCGCCGTAGCATTTGGCCGTGACGTTCTTTCGGAGCGGTGCCACCCGCTCTCGGGCAATAACCCGCGAGCCGATGGCTGCTTGAATCACCACTTCAAACATCTGTCGGGGGATGATCTTTTGCAGCCGTTCGGTCAGCTCCCGGCCCCAGCGGTAGGCCTTATCTTTGTGGACAATAACGGACAGGGCATCGATAGGTTCGCCGTTGACCATTAAATCCATCTGAAGCAGCGCCGACGCTCGGTAGCCCAGCATCTCGTAGTCCATGGAGGCGTAGCCCCGGCTCAGGGATTTGAGCTGGTCGTAAAAATCCATCAGGATCTCATTGAGCGGCATCTCATAGATAATCAGGGCCTTCTGGTTGGGGAAGAAACGGATCTCCACCTGTCGGCCGCGACGGTCTTCGCACAGACTTAAAATATTACCCAAATATTCTGCGGGGGTATGGATCTCCACCCGGACCAGAGGCTCTTCCAGATGCTCGATCTTGCCCCAAGGCGGTAGTTTTAAGGGATTATCTACCCAGATTTCCTCGCCCCTGGTGGTCACTACCTTATAGACTACCGTGGGAGCGGTGGCGAGCAATGACAGTTCGTACTCCCGCTCCAGCCGCTCTTTGATAATCTCGAGATGTAGCAGTCCTAGAAACCCCAATCGGAAGCCGAACCCGAGGGCGGCGGAGGTCTCCGGTTCATAGGTGAAGGAGGAGTCATTCAGCCGGAGCTTTTCCAGGGCTTCCTTGAGTCGGCCGTAATCTCCCGGGTCAACCGGGTAAAAACCGCTGAAGACCATGGGCTTGATCTTTTTGAAGCCGGGGAAGGGGGTTGGGGTGGGGTTGAGGGCATCGGTGATGGTGTCGCCAATCATGGCATCAGCCAGATTCTTGATCGTGGCGGTCAAAAAGCCGACTTCACCGGCGCTCAAGGATTCCACCGGAGTGGCATAGGGGTTGAACACCCCTAACTGATAGACCTCGTAGGTCTTACCGGTCGCCATGAGCAGGATGCGCTGACCCCGATGGACCGACCCGGCCAACACCCGGATCATCACCACCGTCCCGACATACGGATCGAACCAGGAGTCGAAGATCAGCATTTTTAAGGGGTCGGTGGAACGGCCCCGGGGCGGAGGCACCCGGTTAACGATGGCCTCTAGAATTTCCTCGATGCCTTGGCCGGTTTTGGCGCTGGCCCGGATGGCCGTGGAGGGATCGAGACCGAGAATTTCTCTGATCTCCTCTGCGGTCTTATCTGGGTCAGCATTGGCCAGATCACATTTGTTGAGCACCGGGATGATTTCCAGATTGTTTTCCAGGGCCAGGTAAGCATTGGCCAAGGTCTGGGCCTCCACCCCCTGGGAGGCGTCTACCAGAAGCAGAACCCCTTCGCTGGCGGCTAGGCTGCGGGAGACTTCGTAGCTGAAATCTACGTGCCCAGGGGTGTCGATGAGGTTGAGAAGATATTCCCGACCATCTGCGGCTCGATACCACAGCCTCACCGCGGCGGCCTTAATGGTGATGCCCCGCTCCCTCTCCAGGTCCATAGAATCAAGGAACTGATCACGTTTCTCACGGGAGGTGATGGCGCCGGTGAACTCCAGCAGGCGATCCGCCAGGGTTGACTTGCCGTGGTCGATATGGGCGATAATGGAGAAATTTCGGATATATCGGGGGTCCATGAATAATAATTAAAGGGTTGGAGCCGAGACCAGCAGCCCCCCCCGGCTAGTCGATCAGGTGGCGGATTAGTTCAGGGCCTTGGGCGAATGAATCCAGGTAATAATCGGCTTCCAGTCGGGGATTGCGGAAGGCGACCAATTTGACCCCGCAATTGCGGGCGAACTCCTGGTCGACCAGAGAATCTCCGAAGTAGATGGCTTCCTCGGGTTCAATGCCGAAGTAGTGAAAGATTCTCAAAAATGATTCCGGATGAGGTTTGGGATGCGCCACGTCCTGGGCTGAAATAATGATATCAAAATAGTCCCTCAATCGATGGTGCTCAAAAACGGCCTTTGTGGTGGTCGTGCGGTTGGTGGCTACTGCGGTGCCGAACTGGGGACGTAAGAATTGCAAGAATTCTATGAGATGCGGTTCTTGGAGCATCAGGGGAATAAACTGTCCATAGTCCAGACTGCGGCAGTAGCGGATGACCTCCTCCAGATCGGGATGATCGGGAAAGATATAGGCCAGTGATTCATAGACCGTGTGTGCGTGAACATAGTCCACCGCTGACTCACCCATCGGCGGTCGCTGGAAATACTTCAGGATATGATTATAGAAAGTAATATTCGAGGCGCGGGAGTCAAAGAGCACCCCATCACAGTCAAAGGCGACAACTTTTAATTTCATAGAAGCATTGATTATTTTAAAAATTTATTATCAGGAGTATACAAGAACTGCATTTTAATTTAAAATAATAATTTAACCTTTAAATGAATAATTGTCAATTATCATGAGGAAAAGATTATGCAGGGGAGAATAGTGCTAACATCGGGTTCCCTCATTTTCACGAGGGCGCTGTCGGCCAAGTGGCAATAAAGGTCTTATGAAACGTCATATCTACCTGAAAATGAAGACGGTGGAAGAGGCGCGCCAGCTTTTTCGATCCCGTTTTGACCCGGATACATTCCTGCCGCCCGAGGAAATATTGACGTCTGCGGCCCTCGGTCGGGTAACTGCGGTGCCGGTTTTCGCCCGATTGTCCTCACCCCACTATCACAGCGCCGCCATGGACGGCTATGCGGTAGCGGCCGAAGTTACGTTTGGGGCCAGCCAGGATAGACCGAAGCTCCTGGAACTCGGACGGCAGGCATTTCCGGTGAATACCGGCAATCCTCTGCCGAGCGGGACAAATGCGGTCATCATGGTGGAAAACGTCCATCCGCGAGATGAGGCGACCATTCAAATTGAGGCTGGGGCTTATCCCTGGCAGCACGTCCGCAAGGTGGGGGAGGATCTGGTGGCCCACGAGATGGTGTTGCCGGAAAAGACCGAAGTGACGCCTTACGCTCTGGCGGCGCTCTTGGCCGCCGGAGTGACTCGTCTCCTCGTCCGGCGGCGGCCGCGGGTGGTTATTATTCCTACCGGGGATGAATTGATCTCGGTTGCCGAGATTGAAGCCGGCGAGGTTCCTCCTGGCCGCGTTATCGAATTTAACTCGCTAATGTTGGCCGCCCTAACCGAGCAGTTGGGCGCCCTGCCCGAGGTTCGCCCCATTGTCCCCGACCGCCGCCAGGAGATCAGGGCCGCCCTGGCGGAAGCAGTGCAGCAGGGGGATATGGTCATCATCAATGCCGGCTCTTCGGCCGGGACCGAGGATTACACCGCCCAGGTCATTGCCGAATTAGGAGAGGTGCTGGTGCACGGCGTGACCATGATGCCCGGTAAACCGACCATCCTGGGCGTGGTGCAGGGCAAACCGGTCATGGGCAATCCTGGCTACCCGGTCTCGGCGGCGCTCTCTTTTGATCAGTTCGCCGCCCCGCTTCTGAGCGACATCCTGGGGCGTCATCTGCCGCCCCGGCCTACGGTGGCGGCTCAGCCAGCCCAAAAAATCCCCTCCAAGGCCGGCCTGGAGGAGTTTATCCGGGTGACCCTGGGTAAGGTAGGCGAGCGGATCATGGCCACACCCTTGCCCCGGGGTGCCGGGACGATCACCTCACTGGTCCGGGCCGACGGCCTCATCCGCATCCCCGCCGCCAGCGAAGGGGTGGAGGCGGAAAAATCGGTTCTCACCGAACTGCTGCTCTCTCCCGAACTACTGGAGCAGACCCTGGTGGTCATCGGCAGCCACGACAACACCTTGGATGTGCTGGCCACCCTCCTCCGGCGGCATCACCCTGATCTCCGCCTGTCTTCGGCCCATGTGGGGAGCACCGGCGGGCTGCTGGCCCTGCAAAACCATCGGGCCCACCTGGGCGGCTGCCACCTCTTTGATCCTGAGACCGGCTCTTATAATGTGCCCTATATCAAGCGACTGCTGCCGGAGTTGCCCCTGAAGCTCATTAATTTGGTGCACCGGGCCCAGGGGCTCATGGTGCTTCCCGACAATCCTAAACGTATCCAGGGCTTTCAGGATTTAATCCGCCCTGGCGTCCAGTTCTCCAACCGGCAGCGCGGCTCCGGCACCCGCATCCTGTTGGATTACCAATTGGCCCAACTAGGAATTAAACCTCAGGCGATCCAGGGCTACCAGCAGGAGGAGTACACCCATATGGCCGTGGCGGTGAACGTTCTCTCTGGCGCTGCTGATGCCGGCCTGGGCATTATGGCAGCGGCCAGGGCCTTGGGACTGAAGTTTATTCCGGTGGTCACCGAACGCTATGACCTGGTCGTGCCGGAGACAACCTTTGCCGACGGGCGTTTTCAGAAGTTATGGGCAATTATCTGCTCGGAGGAGTTCAAGACCACGGTGGCGGCCATGGGCGGTTATGATACCAGGGACACGGGCGCCGTCATGTATGAGCAGTGAGCTGCAGCGCCGGATCAAAGGGTGGTCCCGGCAGATAAAAAGGCCCCGGTTTTGAGCCGGGGCGCCGGGGTAGAGCGTATAACCGCAAGTAAACTAGTTGCGGGAAAATCTCCGCAGGCCCAGGAGACCTAAAAGGCCGGTGCCCAGCAGCATTAAGGCACCCGGCACTGGCGCCGGCTGAAATTGCTCCACAGAGCCGATGGTCATATCGTCAAAACCGAAATAGTCGGTATCAGAAGCGGTATTGCCAAAGGTTGCTGTGATAAAGGGGTTGTCGGTGTCAATCACCCCATAGAAGAGGACGGAACCTCCTTTACCATTGACAGTATTAGGGATGGTATAGTTGGTGGTGACGCCGTTTTCCGTTTTTAGGGTAACTTGGCCGCTGAAGTCGCCGATATCGATGCCATAGAATCCCAAGGCCGCGACCGGGCTGTTAAACTCAATGTAAAAGGTGCCGCTGCCTTCCCAATAATTCGAACCGGAAGTGGCATAGCGGCCGTCCCCATTCGTAGTTCCCGGGGTAACACTGTTTACATAGCCAGTGCCGCTCAGAGTGGCGGTGCCGGCGCCGGGAAACGTGATGGCAAGGGGAGCGCCGGTACCATCAGCATAGCTCTCAAAATTCTCGGTGCCGACCCCTATGAGATTAGAAAGAAAGGAACTCCTGGCCGCCGCGGCGTTGGGCCAGGAGGAAAGGGGGGTGCCTTCGCCCAAACCGAGGTCCTCCCCAAAAAAGGTTTGCTGGAAGGCCAGGGCCAGGCCACTGCTCAGCACCAAGGTGAGAGCCGCCACCAGCAGGGTTAACATCAGCTTCTTCTTCCTCATAGACAAACCTCCTGAAGTAATATATTTGTGCGATACGTTCTTGAATGATAATTGCAATAAATATACCTGGGACTGGGATTTTTTATAGCATAATAATATCATATAGTTATATAGTATTTACTGAGTATAATATTCTGTTCTGTTTCGATATATAAACAGTTATTAAAAAGATATTCGACCATATCGATTAACTAATTGTAATTATAAGGATTTATATGTTTAGAGAATTGAACGGTATAATGCCATTATCTGGTCGGGCGATTGTATTATGACCGAGAATCAGAACCTAACCTGGCAGGTAAACAATCCCAAGCTTCCTTGCCTGTTGTCTTCATGGTTACATGACCGCCGAAAATACAGAATATTTTGCGGTGACCAGTTGCTGACCGATAGTGTTTCTCTCTGCTGTGGAGGTGCTGATGTCTTTTCTCGACATGACCCGCTACCGTCCCTATCGCCCCATGGGGCGCAGTTGTCTGACCCGGGCTATCAGAGACAAACAAGTCCTCTGGGTCAGGCCCGAACCCCGGATTTCGACCGACGGCCGTTTTAGCGCCCGCATCCTGTACTTAGCCGATACTGAGGCAGTGGCGGAACTTTGGCGGCAGGCGTATCCGGAAATCTACGGTTCAGAGCATGAATGGATCCTTTTTCCCGAAGAGTACGTCTCCCGCGTTATCTTTGCGGAAACTTGGGAACAGGAGGCCCGGGGCAAAAAGTGCTGCATGCTGGTGGTGGAAGAGGTGGCTAGCGGAAGATTGGCGGCAGGAAGTCTGATGACCAAGTCCGATAAAAATCTTCAGATAGAGTATACTTTTGCTGGCACGCACCCGGATTACCGCCGGTTGGGCCTCATGGGTCTGTTAGGGGAGATCATGTGGTGCATGGCCCGCAGCTCGGGGGCGGAATACCTTACCACCTTCTTGGAAACCTGGCACACCATCACCCAGGCGGAGACCATGAAGTTTGGGCGAGGTTGGAAGCTCGCCGGCATCTTCCCGGGCAACTTCACCCGTTGGGCCGGAGACAACCAGGAGTACCGAGCCTGCGAAATTTATCTCTATCAGTTTATTAATCAGGGGGAGAGATACGCCAGCAAACCCGAGGAATGGCAGCTGCACCCCGAGATCAGGCGTTTGTGGCAATATCTGGAAGACCTCAATGCCAGATTGGAAAATAATCAATAAATCTGCTGATTCTTAAAAATTGGGATTCGAGATTCCAGACTCTATCCGGAGGCATTCTCAGGCGATTGATAATCTTGGTCTTTTCTCCTTATGTTGGGATTTTGGACTTTTAATTATCCATTTCTGCTACCGGGCGCAGATCAAGAAGGCCTGGGGTAGGTGGAGGAGCATTTTTTCTGCCGTAGTGCCTAAAACAACATCCTTTAATTTGGAATGGCCATGGGCTCCCAAGCCGATGAGGGAGAAGCGGCGCTCTCCTGCAACTGACTGGATAACCTCTCTAGGCTTTCCCTCACGGGGTTCGAAAGAGACATTCAAGTTATAGGGGCACACATACGAACGCGCTTCCTCCAGAAAGGCGGTGGTAGTTTCCGGAGGTCCTACCGATAGCACGGTCAGCGGCGCCTGATTCAGGGTTGCCAGGCGGGTAAGCTGCCGCAGGGTGCGGTTAGCCGCCGGGCTGGCGTCATAGGCCAGCAGGAAAGGTCCGGCCAGCATCTGCTCCGGATCGCTGCCGGGCAGCAACACCGGTGCCCAGGAGCGCTTCAAGACGCTGCGGGTGATTTCGCTCAGCCAATCGGTTCGATTGCCGGAGGCCAGGCGGTTGCGCCCCATGACGACCAGGTCGGCGGTGTGAGAGGCCTGGACTAGCTCTTCTACAACATCACCTCGCACAACTTCTAATCCACTGGCTAAGGGACCGGCCACAGTGGCGAATAATTCGGCCAACCGTCGGGCTGCAGCTTCCTGTTCCGCCTCCATGCTGGCAAGCAATTCCGGATCGATAACTACTGGCGAACCGGCACCCAGATCATGACCGGGCGGCATCAGGGCAATTTCCGCTATTTCAAGTTTTTTGACAAACAATCCCCGGATGCGGCCGCCGGTCTGCTGTACCAGCGAGGTCGCGGCGCTCAATCCACGTTGGGATTCTTCGCCGCCATCAAGAAAAACCAGGATATTTTTAAACATCGGGCCCTCTCGTTTCGGGTGGAAATTACCTGATCAGCGTTGCCATTTCGATTATTATTATAGCATGACTCAGTCTGATAAGGGCCATGAAATCGCTTGACAGGCAAAAAAAAATACCATACATAATAACCGATTGGTCCCATCGTCTAGTGGCCTAGGATACTGCCCTCTCACGGCAGAGACACGGGTTCGAGTCCCGTTGGGACTACCACTTGATGCCATTACGGTGCTTGCTGCCATGGCCTTGGCCTTGCTGGCGGCAGCACCGGGTAGATAACTTCGAAGCCTTATGAGTTGCTGCTCATGAGGCTTTGTCTATTTTGAAAGAGGCAATAACCTGAGGTGTGAATAAAACGCAACAATCTGTTACTTATATAAAAACAGAATGTATTTGTAGCCTCTACGCCTCTGTTTTCATGCTTCGTTGTGTTCGGGAGAACATGTGAACTTATACGAAAACATTGCTCTTAAAGACGGCGGGCGCGGCCCGCCCTATGAGTAAATTGCCGATAAATTATCGATTATGGTATAGGGCGGCCCGTGGCCGCCGCTTATTTTGAACATGGTCGATGAGAAAAATGTGTATGAAAACAGTGAGCGGTGAGCAAAAAAGCATTATTGTGAGCAGCTGCCACGGTTCAGTTTTCATGCTTCGTTGTGTTCTTTAGGACATGAGTAACAGTTCAGCGTGTTGAGGAAAAGATGAAAAACATCCTCACCCTCACCCTCCCTGTGAACGGGGAGGGAACTTTCCCCCCCCGTTTACGGGGGGATAAGGGGGGTAAACGTAGTAACATACCTAACCCGCTTTATTCATGATATTTTGAAAAAGATAGCTAACTCATTTTAATGCCATGGATTAACAGGC is a window from the Desulfobacca acetoxidans DSM 11109 genome containing:
- a CDS encoding M16 family metallopeptidase, which codes for MPTENNFLPDIYVHQLPNQMRVVGMEYTRAPWLTLTFMAKRGAEADPLGKGGAADCLAECLTLGSKDRDQLELALTVEGRGALLKSYGSWDHTIVSVEGLAEDYEELLTLLAEIVQTPGFPPEEFAFLQERRRAELIQAQDDPRETATRTYLPLFFGDSPYGHPPDGSPDSLAALTLNDLQMFYQHNFHPEASTLVVVGMVPESKAVAAATRLFGSWTVATPPSPPYQQGLTTPRPPGIYLLDRPSLTQSEIRCGHLGLSRSHPDYFPLRLVNYIFGGGGFSSRLMMRLRAEKGLTYGVRSQFYFRRAPGPFIISTFTPAEHTALVVQEIKQVMQEVRTDGVNAAELADAQSYYVGSFPLSLETASGLAHQLIHIDLYDLGWDYLKTYRQHITGVALAETSQVARRHLQPNDLVTLVVGPADKCLIELEKLGEVSVITIP
- the lepA gene encoding translation elongation factor 4, which encodes MDPRYIRNFSIIAHIDHGKSTLADRLLEFTGAITSREKRDQFLDSMDLERERGITIKAAAVRLWYRAADGREYLLNLIDTPGHVDFSYEVSRSLAASEGVLLLVDASQGVEAQTLANAYLALENNLEIIPVLNKCDLANADPDKTAEEIREILGLDPSTAIRASAKTGQGIEEILEAIVNRVPPPRGRSTDPLKMLIFDSWFDPYVGTVVMIRVLAGSVHRGQRILLMATGKTYEVYQLGVFNPYATPVESLSAGEVGFLTATIKNLADAMIGDTITDALNPTPTPFPGFKKIKPMVFSGFYPVDPGDYGRLKEALEKLRLNDSSFTYEPETSAALGFGFRLGFLGLLHLEIIKERLEREYELSLLATAPTVVYKVVTTRGEEIWVDNPLKLPPWGKIEHLEEPLVRVEIHTPAEYLGNILSLCEDRRGRQVEIRFFPNQKALIIYEMPLNEILMDFYDQLKSLSRGYASMDYEMLGYRASALLQMDLMVNGEPIDALSVIVHKDKAYRWGRELTERLQKIIPRQMFEVVIQAAIGSRVIARERVAPLRKNVTAKCYGGDITRKRKLLERQKEGKKRMKQIGKIQIPQEAFLAVFGMRE
- a CDS encoding HAD family hydrolase; translated protein: MKLKVVAFDCDGVLFDSRASNITFYNHILKYFQRPPMGESAVDYVHAHTVYESLAYIFPDHPDLEEVIRYCRSLDYGQFIPLMLQEPHLIEFLQFLRPQFGTAVATNRTTTTKAVFEHHRLRDYFDIIISAQDVAHPKPHPESFLRIFHYFGIEPEEAIYFGDSLVDQEFARNCGVKLVAFRNPRLEADYYLDSFAQGPELIRHLID
- a CDS encoding M16 family metallopeptidase, yielding MKQTLDPENWNPAIGIKEYQFDNGLKLLVLPDNSMPIVSFQVHYAVGSRHERQGITGISHLFEHMMFRGSKELGPEEFARIIQAKGGDVNAFTTHDTTSFFENIPSEHLELVVRLEAERLRNLDLTPESFASEREVVRSERKLRSVDSPFGLPLELLFALAYTQHSYKWPVIGWDDDLVAMTLADCLEFHRTYYNPANIMVSVAGDVEPETARELVARYFGDIPSSGPVPAVYTKEPPQRGERRAVFKKVSQVEAFLASFHTPALRDPDIYPLMLLAAALGLGKASRFYQKMVRPGLAIEVDVDLSPPPFTPQDPGLLVITGIVPPGQPLAALEEAVWEEISRIKADGLTTDELTRVKKLMRSQTVRVLANNFYRGLLTALLYLKTGNVNGANGLLPAYESVTLEQVQQAARTYLSEDNRTVVVVKPVSPEENAILGPVS
- the lepB gene encoding signal peptidase I codes for the protein MARAKDNQAEPKTRKKPLWREYLEAILIALLLALFIRAFVVQAFSIPSGSMLDTLKIGDYLLVNKFSYGIRNPFNNQVIIPTGEPKRGDVVVFIFPNDPSKDFIKRVVGVGGDVIKIVNKKVYINDQLVETPQAIHKDFHIIDQNDAWISANGLKGANRDNFGPVKIPQGQLFVMGDNRDHSYDSRFWGTVPVANVRGKALIIYWSWDSKTFRPRLDRIGKLIY
- a CDS encoding ABC transporter substrate-binding protein, translating into MASTTLSAKYLFLNFLVAAFILTPGCSPDRSAGTIKVFSWTSTPQARNVIAGLEKGLARSLSVVDIGADYPTGVQLVRQLASERLQLLVVLGTPALMLTAPEIKRTPVVFAMVADPYHTGAAYDKHHPEDHQENITGIASPPPLEEAIRQGLKLFPARRHWGLIYDPYEGSSVELQQNFADLAQKAGLTLTVQSLTDQREAAAALEALEKQKVQVVFIPPDQNARRYSPLLLQKGAARCFVVVNGNPRIKGKGAVLSVTLDYEAVGRKAADLANRLLAGAKPASIPIVHDSPVKLTVDENLLSRWAGYPPANRETRRRTLTP
- a CDS encoding molybdopterin biosynthesis protein, whose product is MKRHIYLKMKTVEEARQLFRSRFDPDTFLPPEEILTSAALGRVTAVPVFARLSSPHYHSAAMDGYAVAAEVTFGASQDRPKLLELGRQAFPVNTGNPLPSGTNAVIMVENVHPRDEATIQIEAGAYPWQHVRKVGEDLVAHEMVLPEKTEVTPYALAALLAAGVTRLLVRRRPRVVIIPTGDELISVAEIEAGEVPPGRVIEFNSLMLAALTEQLGALPEVRPIVPDRRQEIRAALAEAVQQGDMVIINAGSSAGTEDYTAQVIAELGEVLVHGVTMMPGKPTILGVVQGKPVMGNPGYPVSAALSFDQFAAPLLSDILGRHLPPRPTVAAQPAQKIPSKAGLEEFIRVTLGKVGERIMATPLPRGAGTITSLVRADGLIRIPAASEGVEAEKSVLTELLLSPELLEQTLVVIGSHDNTLDVLATLLRRHHPDLRLSSAHVGSTGGLLALQNHRAHLGGCHLFDPETGSYNVPYIKRLLPELPLKLINLVHRAQGLMVLPDNPKRIQGFQDLIRPGVQFSNRQRGSGTRILLDYQLAQLGIKPQAIQGYQQEEYTHMAVAVNVLSGAADAGLGIMAAARALGLKFIPVVTERYDLVVPETTFADGRFQKLWAIICSEEFKTTVAAMGGYDTRDTGAVMYEQ